The following proteins are co-located in the Lagenorhynchus albirostris chromosome 4, mLagAlb1.1, whole genome shotgun sequence genome:
- the GPAT3 gene encoding glycerol-3-phosphate acyltransferase 3 isoform X2, whose product MVWVLGVIVRYCVLLPLRVTLAFVGISFLVIGTTLVGQLPESSLRNRLSELVHLTCCRICVRALSGTIHYHNKQYRPQKGGICVANHTSPIDVLILTTDGCYAMVGQVHGGLMGIIQRAMVKSCPHVWFERSEMKDRHLVTKRLREHIADKKKLPILIFPEGTCINNTSVMMFKKGSFEIGGTIYPVAIKYNPQFGDAFWNSSKYNMVSYLLRMMTSWAIVCDVWYMPPMTREEGEDAVQFANRVKSAIAIQGGLTELPWDGGLKRAKVKDTFKEEQQKNYSKMIVGNGSLNSELD is encoded by the exons ggtTACCTTGGCTTTCGTTGGGATCAGTTTTTTGGTTATAGGAACTACCCTGGTTGGACAGCTGCCAGAAAGCAG tcTCAGAAACCGGCTGAGTGAACTGGTGCACCTGACTTGCTGCAGGATCTGTGTTCGTGCCCTCTCTGGTACCATTCATTATCATAACAA GCAGTACAGACCCCAGAAGGGAGGCATTTGTGTTGCCAACCATACTTCACCGATAGATGTTTTGATCTTGACAACTGATGGGTGCTATGCTATG GTTGGCCAGGTTCATGGTGGATTGATGGGAATTATTCAGAGAGCTATGGTCAAGTCTTGTCCACATGTCTGGTTTGAACGCTCAGAAATGAAGGACCGACACCTGGTTACTAAGAG ACTAAGAGAACATATTGCTGATAAGAAAAAATTACCCATATTAATCTTTCCTGAAG GAACTTGCATCAATAATACTTCAGTCATGATGTTTAAAAAGGGAAGCTTTGAAATTGGAGGAACCATATATCCAGTTGCCATTAAG taTAATCCTCAGTTTGGTGATGCATTTTGGAACAGTAGTAAATACAACATGGTGAGCTACCTGCTTCGAATGATGACCAGCTGGGCAATTGTCTGTGATGTGTGGTACATGCCCCCCATGACCAGAGAG GAAGGAGAAGATGCAGTCCAGTTTGCTAACCGGGTTAAGTCTGCTATTGCCATACAAGGAGGGTTGACTGAGCTTCCCTG GGATGGAGGACTGAAGAGAGCCAAGGTGAAGGACACCTTTAAGGAAGAGCAGCAGAAGAACTACAGCAAGATGATTGTGGGCAATGGATCTCTCAACTCAGAATTAGACTGA